From the Cryptomeria japonica chromosome 2, Sugi_1.0, whole genome shotgun sequence genome, one window contains:
- the LOC131071374 gene encoding uncharacterized protein LOC131071374, which translates to MSVVGIELPMSKGYNNSPCNIASMSAPSSPGRFHSGFFFSAPPSRHGSPSRQLGHPQEGQISTDFSSEFEFSALSIDCEDPVVTADELFFNGRIRPMGALNQQETESSGSHGAEGIRGRGVQKDGSLRRRTRSLSPLRNPFLQETSEACKSEDIEEQKSQSIAGSGSKKGRSGSKRWISLKDFLYRSKSEGSGQTQHKHWALSFSSSPSKQQQSCPSKASKSKTVKSKVVSDLSSANQSKRHGKVPVSAHELLYTAKRAQAEEQRHKTFLPYRQGLFGFVGFTSKN; encoded by the coding sequence ATGAGTGTGGTCGGAATTGAATTGCCCATGAGCAAAGGCTATAATAACAGTCCCTGTAACATAGCCTCCATGAGTGCCCCTTCAAGCCCAGGGCGTTTTCACAGTGGGTTCTTCTTCAGTGCCCCACCCAGCCGCCATGGCTCACCTTCTCGCCAATTGGGTCACCCCCAAGAGGGTCAAATCTCAACAGATTTCAGCTCTGAGTTTGAATTCAGTGCCCTAAGCATTGATTGTGAAGACCCAGTTGTTACTGCCGATGAGCTCTTCTTTAATGGCCGGATTCGGCCCATGGGGGCACTGAATCAGCAGGAAACAGAGTCCTCTGGCTCCCATGGGGCAGAGGGTATCAGGGGAAGAGGGGTACAGAAAGATGGGTCTCTGCGCAGGCGCACCAGATCCCTCTCTCCTCTCAGAAACCCATTTCTGCAAGAAACATCAGAGGCCTGTAAATCAGAGGACATTGAAGAACAGAAGTCCCAGAGTATTGCTGGTTCTGGTAGTAAAAAGGGGAGATCCGGATCAAAGCGGTGGATTAGTCTCAAGGATTTTCTGTACAGGAGTAAGAGTGAGGGCAGTGGGCAAACCCAACACAAGCACTGGGCTCTCTCCTTCTCCAGTAGCCCTTCCAAGCAGCAGCAATCATGCCCTAGTAAGGCCTCTAAATCCAAGACTGTTAAGAGCAAAGTTGTTTCTGATTTGAGTTCTGCTAATCAGAGTAAGAGACATGGTAAGGTTCCAGTCTCTGCACATGAGCTTCTTTATACTGCAAAAAGGGCCCAGGCTGAAGAGCAGAGACACAAGACATTCTTGCCCTACAGACAGGGGCTGTTTGGGTTTGTGGGTTTCACTTCCAAGAACTGA